Proteins encoded within one genomic window of Chitinophagales bacterium:
- a CDS encoding prolipoprotein diacylglyceryl transferase has translation MEEVKNILGKIIYGCLFVVVLPYLLILWAGATDNLVQIPVPDYPYIGLLNVGIGLYFIFSGMFSLWYYGEGLPMNAYPPDKFVSKGVYSFTSHPIYLGSILVSFGLSIWVKSSSGFWLVSPLFLFMIVAYVLGFEKEKTEKLFGVQAFKPFLSLAEGNSQSTNLKSKLATFILIFIPWLILYEAFVFIGNPMVAISTNTMLDEYIPLIDFTIIAYSSVYIFTLLVPFILKTNEQLRNFTIDAWLSMIIVFSIYFCLPFVVEQREFSFSSCWTELIKLERSMDSAAAAFPSYHVMWALLSAKYYTQILSTLKTAFFFIATLISMSCLTTGNHTILDVLAGLAVYFIIEYRIALWFAAKNKAEKIANTWIEWRYRNVRFIHHGIYAGLASLIGAFLISSFLHDFRFITTMSLTLSAILGAALWAQFIEGSPKLQRPYSFYGSIVGTGFAVITLGVYTPLEASILAGALVMAAPWVQMIGRLRCLVQGCCHGCQTSPKMGIQFHHPMSRVNKISELSGRFLHPTQLYSMIANFITGVFLIRFYFLEMPINFLVGFYFIANGLFRFVEESLRGEAQTPYWLRMRIYQCFALLSIFIGALITCVSHKTTLVFRFSNESLLTAIVAAVITAIAYGLDFPKSNKRFARLVE, from the coding sequence ATGGAAGAAGTAAAAAACATTTTAGGTAAAATAATTTACGGTTGCTTATTCGTCGTAGTGCTGCCATATTTGCTTATTTTATGGGCTGGTGCTACTGACAATTTAGTACAAATACCAGTACCAGACTATCCATATATAGGTTTATTAAATGTTGGAATAGGACTTTATTTCATTTTTTCTGGAATGTTTTCTCTATGGTACTATGGTGAAGGCTTACCAATGAATGCCTATCCTCCAGACAAATTTGTAAGTAAAGGGGTATATTCTTTTACAAGTCATCCAATATATCTTGGCTCAATTCTTGTGTCATTCGGATTGTCTATTTGGGTTAAATCTTCATCGGGATTTTGGCTAGTTAGCCCATTATTCTTATTTATGATTGTAGCCTATGTTCTAGGTTTCGAGAAGGAGAAAACAGAGAAGCTTTTTGGTGTCCAAGCATTCAAGCCATTTTTATCTTTAGCCGAGGGGAATTCTCAATCAACAAATTTAAAATCAAAGCTAGCCACTTTTATTCTAATATTTATTCCGTGGTTAATTTTATATGAAGCTTTCGTTTTTATAGGGAATCCAATGGTTGCTATCTCTACGAATACGATGTTAGATGAGTATATTCCCCTAATAGATTTTACCATAATTGCATACTCCTCGGTCTATATTTTTACCTTGCTTGTTCCGTTCATTTTGAAGACAAATGAGCAGTTAAGAAATTTCACTATTGATGCGTGGTTATCTATGATTATCGTTTTTAGTATTTATTTCTGTTTACCATTTGTGGTAGAGCAGAGAGAATTTAGTTTTTCTTCTTGCTGGACGGAACTTATAAAACTAGAGAGATCTATGGATAGCGCAGCCGCAGCTTTTCCATCGTATCACGTAATGTGGGCTTTGTTATCGGCTAAATACTATACACAAATTTTATCAACTCTAAAGACGGCGTTCTTCTTCATAGCCACATTAATTTCTATGAGCTGCCTTACAACGGGTAATCATACCATCTTAGATGTGTTGGCGGGTTTAGCTGTTTATTTTATTATTGAATACAGAATAGCTCTATGGTTTGCAGCTAAAAATAAAGCGGAGAAAATAGCGAATACATGGATAGAATGGCGATACAGAAATGTACGATTTATTCATCACGGAATCTATGCAGGCTTAGCCAGTCTAATAGGTGCATTTTTGATTTCGAGCTTCTTACATGACTTTCGATTTATTACAACCATGTCTTTAACTCTGAGTGCTATTCTTGGAGCTGCTTTGTGGGCTCAGTTTATTGAAGGCTCCCCCAAATTACAGAGACCATATAGCTTCTATGGGAGTATAGTAGGCACTGGATTTGCCGTGATAACTCTAGGAGTGTATACTCCGTTGGAAGCTTCTATTTTGGCAGGAGCTCTCGTTATGGCAGCACCATGGGTACAAATGATAGGCAGATTAAGATGTCTTGTGCAGGGTTGTTGTCATGGATGTCAAACTTCACCTAAAATGGGGATACAATTTCACCATCCTATGTCGCGGGTCAATAAAATTTCTGAACTATCTGGTAGATTCTTACACCCAACGCAGTTGTATTCTATGATTGCAAATTTTATAACGGGCGTATTTCTTATTCGATTTTATTTCTTAGAGATGCCAATAAATTTTTTAGTTGGTTTTTATTTTATTGCTAATGGTTTGTTTCGATTTGTCGAAGAGTCATTGCGTGGTGAAGCCCAAACACCTTATTGGCTTAGAATGCGTATATACCAATGCTTTGCTTTGCTTTCTATTTTTATTGGAGCGCTAATCACATGTGTCTCACACAAAACAACATTAGTTTTTAGATTTAGTAATGAAAGTTTATTGACAGCAATAGTAGCAGCCGTAATTACTGCGATAGCTTATGGTCTTGATTTCCCAAAATCCAATAAGAGATTTGCTAGATTGGTAGAATAA
- a CDS encoding COX15/CtaA family protein: protein MQILIGGITRLTDSGLSITEWEVIKGTLPPLNEKEWTISFEKYKTFAKKQFESIHRDMSLYEFKRIYFWEYFHRLWARIMGIVFAIPFFYFIVRKKIEVRLIKRLLVVIFLASLSATFGWLMVASGLNDDKRTWVNAYNLLIHLILATSLFSYLTYTYYQYAHAHSAERIELIDRYLWKWIGTFLVIQLAFGALMAGMKAALVFPYPLLLAKTQLFQDIWNTSPAIQWAHWNDYEPNPNVKLIVQVVHRLTAYLLFFASAWFFIVNRVKMFIAPSYLLYYILLISQIILGIFTVSYSHGKIPITLGVIHQITAFLLLAAYLWILYSSKKKR, encoded by the coding sequence GTGCAAATTTTAATAGGGGGTATCACACGACTTACAGATTCTGGACTATCTATTACCGAATGGGAAGTGATTAAAGGAACCCTGCCTCCATTGAATGAAAAGGAATGGACGATTTCTTTTGAAAAATATAAAACCTTCGCAAAGAAACAGTTTGAGTCTATACATAGGGATATGTCTCTCTATGAATTTAAACGAATTTATTTCTGGGAATATTTCCATAGACTATGGGCTAGAATTATGGGTATAGTTTTTGCAATCCCTTTCTTTTATTTTATCGTGAGAAAAAAAATTGAGGTGAGACTTATTAAAAGGCTACTCGTAGTTATTTTTTTAGCCTCACTCTCCGCTACTTTTGGTTGGCTAATGGTAGCCAGTGGCCTTAATGATGATAAACGCACCTGGGTCAATGCCTATAATCTATTAATACATCTTATCTTGGCTACGAGTTTGTTTTCATATCTTACTTATACCTATTATCAGTATGCGCATGCTCATTCGGCCGAACGTATTGAGTTAATCGACCGATATTTATGGAAGTGGATAGGAACTTTCTTGGTTATTCAATTAGCTTTCGGAGCTTTGATGGCTGGTATGAAAGCCGCCTTGGTGTTTCCTTATCCATTGCTATTGGCTAAAACCCAGCTTTTTCAGGACATATGGAATACGAGTCCTGCTATACAATGGGCTCATTGGAATGATTATGAACCCAATCCTAATGTAAAATTGATAGTTCAAGTAGTACATAGGTTGACAGCCTACCTCTTATTTTTCGCCTCTGCATGGTTTTTTATTGTCAATAGAGTGAAAATGTTCATCGCTCCTAGTTATCTGCTATACTATATTCTGTTAATATCACAAATTATTTTAGGTATTTTTACTGTAAGCTATAGTCATGGAAAAATTCCTATTACATTAGGTGTTATTCATCAAATTACAGCTTTCCTATTATTAGCTGCCTACCTATGGATTCTCTATTCTTCCAAAAAGAAAAGATAG
- a CDS encoding sigma-70 family RNA polymerase sigma factor has protein sequence MAVFGSKLNSGLTDEELISKYRFSHDNSYLGELFLRYLPSVFGVALGVLKNQKEAEDLTMTVFHKIASDLKRIEVKDFSSWLYQLTKNLCTIESKKKNAGNNDSKNILIDELASKDDHELFINASEDKTSKIDANNLRLAINTLNENQKICIDLFYMQNKSYQEVAESTGFSVNQVKTNIQNGKRLLKTYLENRGL, from the coding sequence GTGGCAGTTTTCGGATCTAAATTAAATAGTGGTCTTACGGATGAGGAATTGATAAGTAAATATCGATTCTCTCATGATAATTCCTATTTAGGAGAATTGTTTCTTCGTTATTTGCCCAGTGTTTTTGGAGTAGCATTGGGGGTATTAAAAAACCAAAAAGAAGCGGAGGATCTTACTATGACTGTATTTCATAAGATAGCTTCCGATTTAAAAAGAATTGAAGTGAAAGATTTTTCTAGCTGGTTGTATCAACTAACAAAGAATCTATGCACTATAGAATCTAAGAAAAAGAATGCAGGAAATAATGATTCGAAAAATATCCTCATCGATGAGCTTGCGAGTAAAGACGATCACGAACTTTTTATTAATGCTTCTGAGGATAAGACATCCAAAATAGATGCGAACAATTTGCGATTGGCAATCAATACACTTAATGAGAATCAAAAAATTTGTATTGACTTATTCTATATGCAAAATAAATCTTATCAGGAGGTTGCAGAATCGACAGGGTTTAGCGTCAATCAAGTAAAGACAAATATTCAAAATGGCAAACGTCTTTTGAAAACCTACTTAGAGAATAGAGGATTATAA
- a CDS encoding quinone-dependent dihydroorotate dehydrogenase: protein MYTIVKNILFFFPPEFAHAITMKLLRILLEIPGLNTLLCYHKIDDISFAGIRFKNRLGMAAGFDKNAEYVNILDKLGFGYVEIGTVTPEPQDGNPKPRLFRLKEDQALMNRMGFNNLGVKKIIENLKKFQGKGYVIGGNIGKNKWTPNEEAHLDYQKCFEAMYDFVDYFVVNVSSPNTPNLRALQDKDTLIKIFEVLQEFRKNQSVSKPIFLKIAPDLTEGQLDDIISVYHSQHIDALIVSNTTIDYEVLNRNKDFAYSEKMGGISGKPIAYKTNEVIRYLKSKDASIKLIGVGGIDSAASAQEKIDLGCELLQVYTGFVYKGNGLIKEILKGITSK, encoded by the coding sequence ATGTATACAATAGTTAAAAATATTCTATTCTTTTTTCCTCCAGAGTTTGCTCACGCTATCACTATGAAATTATTGAGAATTTTACTGGAAATTCCAGGCCTTAACACCTTACTTTGCTATCATAAAATTGATGATATCTCTTTCGCTGGTATTCGATTTAAAAATAGACTGGGCATGGCGGCAGGATTTGATAAGAATGCGGAATATGTGAACATACTGGACAAACTAGGGTTTGGATATGTAGAGATAGGCACAGTGACTCCTGAACCACAAGACGGTAACCCCAAACCACGACTATTTCGACTCAAAGAAGATCAAGCTTTGATGAATCGAATGGGGTTTAATAATTTAGGTGTAAAAAAAATAATAGAAAACCTAAAAAAATTTCAAGGCAAAGGTTATGTTATCGGAGGCAATATAGGCAAGAACAAATGGACTCCCAACGAAGAAGCCCATCTAGACTATCAAAAATGCTTTGAGGCTATGTATGACTTTGTCGATTATTTTGTGGTCAATGTCAGTTCACCAAATACCCCTAATCTTAGAGCACTTCAGGATAAAGATACCTTGATAAAAATATTTGAGGTGCTTCAAGAGTTTCGTAAAAATCAATCCGTTTCTAAACCTATCTTTCTCAAAATAGCACCTGACCTCACAGAAGGGCAGTTAGATGATATCATTTCTGTATATCACAGTCAGCATATTGACGCCCTCATAGTATCGAATACAACGATAGATTATGAAGTCTTAAATAGAAATAAAGATTTTGCCTATTCAGAAAAAATGGGCGGCATTAGCGGTAAGCCCATAGCTTATAAGACAAATGAAGTTATTCGATATTTAAAGTCCAAAGACGCATCAATAAAACTCATAGGTGTTGGCGGTATAGATAGTGCTGCATCGGCACAAGAAAAAATTGACCTAGGTTGTGAATTGCTGCAAGTATATACAGGCTTTGTATATAAAGGAAATGGACTGATTAAAGAGATTTTGAAAGGTATTACTTCAAAATAG
- a CDS encoding bifunctional 3,4-dihydroxy-2-butanone-4-phosphate synthase/GTP cyclohydrolase II yields MTEYKLNTIEEALLDIQNGKVIIVVDDENRENEGDFIAAAEHATPEVVNFMATYGRGLICTPLPEKRCDELDLQLMVGKNTVLHETQFTVSIDLKGEGCTTGISAHDRSKTILSLINPNTKPKDLGRPGHIFPLRARDGGVLRRAGHTEAAVDIARLAGCQPAGVLVEILNEDGSMARLPQLIEVAKKHNLKIISIEDLIEYRLKHDSLIKLEEVVDMPTKYGNFKLHAFSQNTSPDIHLALVKGAWEAGEPVLVRVHSSCATGDILQSLRCDCGDQLHLAMKMIEQEGKGVVVYMQQEGRGIGLLNKLRAYKLQEQGRDTVEANLELGFKMDERDYGLGAQIIRSLGIQKIKLMSNNPKKRVGLIGYGLEIVDNIPIEVTPNPSNQKYLETKRDKMGHTILK; encoded by the coding sequence GTGACAGAATATAAACTGAATACAATTGAAGAAGCCTTGTTGGATATTCAAAATGGAAAAGTTATCATTGTGGTAGATGATGAAAATAGAGAAAATGAAGGTGACTTTATAGCTGCAGCGGAGCATGCCACACCGGAAGTAGTTAATTTTATGGCTACCTATGGACGCGGACTTATATGTACTCCACTTCCAGAGAAGCGTTGTGATGAATTAGACCTACAACTCATGGTTGGCAAAAATACGGTACTACATGAGACTCAATTTACGGTATCTATCGATTTGAAGGGAGAAGGCTGTACTACAGGTATTTCTGCGCATGACAGGTCTAAGACAATTTTATCCTTAATAAATCCAAATACCAAGCCAAAAGATTTAGGCAGACCAGGGCATATATTTCCACTCAGAGCTAGAGATGGAGGCGTATTACGTCGAGCTGGACATACCGAAGCAGCTGTAGATATCGCCCGACTGGCTGGTTGTCAGCCTGCAGGGGTCCTGGTAGAAATACTCAACGAGGATGGTAGCATGGCGCGCCTTCCACAATTGATAGAAGTGGCTAAAAAACATAATTTGAAAATTATTTCTATCGAAGACTTGATAGAATATAGACTGAAGCATGATAGTCTCATCAAGCTAGAAGAAGTAGTTGATATGCCTACCAAATACGGAAATTTCAAGTTACATGCTTTTTCACAAAATACAAGCCCGGATATCCACTTAGCCTTGGTAAAAGGAGCTTGGGAGGCAGGCGAGCCCGTTTTGGTGAGGGTTCATTCGAGTTGTGCTACGGGAGATATTCTCCAGTCTCTTCGCTGTGACTGTGGAGATCAGCTACACCTCGCTATGAAAATGATAGAACAGGAAGGAAAAGGAGTTGTTGTCTATATGCAACAAGAGGGCAGGGGAATAGGATTATTGAACAAGCTAAGAGCTTACAAACTTCAAGAGCAGGGTCGTGATACTGTAGAAGCCAACTTGGAACTAGGCTTTAAAATGGATGAGCGAGACTATGGTCTTGGGGCTCAAATCATTCGCAGCCTCGGTATTCAAAAAATAAAACTCATGAGCAATAATCCCAAAAAACGTGTAGGGCTTATCGGTTATGGACTGGAGATAGTAGATAATATCCCTATAGAAGTAACTCCAAATCCAAGTAACCAAAAATACTTAGAGACCAAGAGAGACAAAATGGGTCACACTATTTTGAAGTAA